The DNA sequence CCGTATTCATCTTCCCTTCCATCAGGTAGTATTCGTTGCGCCTGACACAACTGTTCCCCCTGTGGGACAAGTGATCCTTGCCATTTCACGGAGATTGCGACATCGGGAGGAAGACACTCTTGGCCCTGCACAAAGAAGGCACTATGGAGTGGAAGAACGTATGGGACTCCGTGCTTTCCCAAAAAGCGCATGACGACGACTTCGCGCAAAGTAGAAAGTGCATCGCTAACGCTGCCTCGACTCTGCAAACTTAAAGGACACGACTTCACAGCGACAACATCTCCTCTCAACGTACGGCAACGCCATACGAACCCAAAACTACCCTCGCCAACATATTCAACATCCTTGAACGCACCCCAGAACACTCCTTCTTCAAGACAgtatttttttgaaatgaCGTGTTCCACTGCCTCATAAAACGATTCACGAGTAAAGGTTGTGTGAAATAACGGACGCAACTCTTCTACAAGACGAGTATCTCTCAAAGTGCTGAATTCGTGATCCACCGGCGTACTTTCACTCACTGCTTCCGCACTACTGACCTTCATTGTGCTCGACATAACGGAGAAGCTATTCAAATCAACGGGTTTACACCGTTCAGTAGGAAAAAGGAGATCCAATATACTACCCGTTGGTGAAAATGTTTCTTTCCATTGGGGACATGTTGATGGTTTTGGCTCCGGCGTGTGGTTTTCAGGGGAAGGCAAATCCTCGGCGAGGCAATCGCGCGGACCTCCTCCATTCGCCGTGGCGGTGACGAGTTGGGCTGCCCCTGTCGCTGGTGTCTCTGCTCTGCTGCTACTATCACTATCACTGTCATCAACAAGGATGTATTCTCTGCCACCACTACTGGCACATGAGCAATAGCTTTGGCACGTCGCAAAAAGATGATCATCAGAAAATGCAATGGACGATTGTTGCGTGGAAGGTAGAGGCGGTAGTGGTGACGCCGTATTTGCTGCAGCTCCTCGAAGGGTGACTTTTGTGGTGTGGTCTTCATCAGACGATGCATAGCTATCATCACAAATAGTGTAGTTGCTTGTAGATGAACTTCCTCCGCGCGGACCCGTTCCATGGGCACGTAGAGGTTCTTTGCGCTCGCGAGGCGTTTGGTCAAGCACCCCTGAAGCGGCATACCGACACTGGTTTTCTCGAAGCTGTTCACCGCGGGTGAATGATGGTGCATTATGCTCTCCCCTGGCAGTAGACCAAGTGCCGTGCGATTCCTCTGACCTCCCCGGAAAATATGACGTCGTACATAGCGCATCCTCAGCATCGTCGACGTCTTCGAAGGAAATACAATGCCCTTTCGAGGGCTTGGTGAGTCTTGTGGTTGTTATATGCCGGACAGGGGCAGCTAAATGGCGGTCGACTGTGGTGGAAGTGGCACTACCCACACCCTTCACCCAGCCCATTTTGCCATATGCAGGACTAATCCCAGTGTTGGCGACTAAAGCGTTACTGCAACCAAAACTACCGCTactcccctcttcctcacgtgcTGAGAGGCGCTCTGCCACATACGCGATGGGGCGGGGTGAAGTATTAGAGTTTTGAGCGGTACCCCTGCAATCTCTGAACCGGTGATGTGAGGTCATCATAGCACCCCAGCCGTCCACACATGACCCCATGCGATGAGGCATGAACCTCGATACTGAAGGAGTTCCGGCCCCAATTACTGATGGTCGCACATTATGGGAGGATACAACACCGCTTCCACCTGCTGCAGCTCCTACTGATATTGCTATTTCTGGATTTGACAGAAGTGACTCCCTACCCGACACCTCATTCGGTACGGCTTCATTGTCGTCACTGCAACTGATACTCCAGCTGCGTTCACGATTCCGTTTGGTTTGACGTAATCCCATCGAGGAGTTCGCTGTTGAGGTACCCCCCTGTGGTCGTCTGATTTCACTCATTATCCTACAAATACCGCCCTTGACTTATTAATAGTTGGTCACCTCCTCCTTACTTTCACTTTTCCACTGAGGCTCCTTACCCACAGGTGATGAAACTTATAATAAGGGTAAGGAAGAACATGGGATAGCGGCAACAACATTAAAAATGTTgcgaaagtaaaaaaaaaaaaggacggtGCGCAGTGGACGGCTCTCCGCTTACACGAGTTCGCCCACGGGCAACGGAACCAAGGAAAGAACtctactaaaaaaaaaaacagcctgTAAACAGGGCAGTGAAAGTCCTCATAACTCTACACACACCCACGCATGCACACACCCACAAACCAATAAACTCGAAGCACCGCAACTGCAATGGAACAatatggaaaaaacaaacaaatatggAAGGAGAATTCGAGTAGCAAGGGCAACAGCGAAGGCACCGCACAAGCGGGTATGTGGATGTACGCacctctctctccctctctttctctaccatgcaacaaaacaaaatgattTAGATGAGAACGTGCCAGACATTGTGAAGTTATGGAAACAACAGCGGGAAGAAGCGTGGGGGCTCGCATGtatggtttaaaaaaaaaaagctcctGGGAGAATACATATCCACATCTGTGGTTGCCTCCGTGTAAAACCCCAAATAGACCTTGGCTTACGTGGAGGATCCCCAAGCAGCATCATATGTCTCGAGTAGCCACTCCAGCTCCATGCAGCTCAAATCCGCACACACGGCACCACTAAGTTTCTGCAATTGACTTTCCACGTGTAATAAATGATGGCAGCcaccgcaggagcagcagctACAAGCCTCAAGTTGGCGCTCAGTCTCGTCGTTCGGTGCGCCATGGCGTTGCTTTACGTAATACAACAATTCAAGAGGCAACGTAAAAGCATGGGGAACGGTGAGTCGTTGAAGAGCCCACAAGGCTCTAACTGAAAGTGCCGCATCATCACAATCTTCTCCCATAGTCGAGTGATGGAGAAGGAGTTGCAATTCCTCTGTTAGCGAAGTCTCAAATACCCCGCGGTCGTCGGTGTTAAAGGAGATATTAGCCATAGTCGTCTTATACCCTTCTTCATTGTCGGAGGTTTCCTTCCAGAATATCAAACGACGCTTCACCCGGCACCTCATGGCTTCAGCGAGCTGCACACTGTCCAATAAAATATCGATAAGTCGTGGCGTATTTTCCCTTACGTCCTCAACATTACGCCCCCACTCTTGTTGCTGGGCGGACATTATTTGTGTCAAATGATGTTTCTCCACGGAAGAATACCCACCAGTGAGAAGATTACTTGACAGGCACAATTCGATAGGATCATACCGCGCTGTTATAGTCTTGAGGTTCGCAGGATCTGTGAACACGAGGTGGCCCCAGCGATCGGGGGCAAACCCAACT is a window from the Trypanosoma brucei brucei TREU927 chromosome 8, complete sequence genome containing:
- a CDS encoding protein kinase, putative (similar to Wee1-like protein kinase (EC 2.7.1.112). (Swiss-Prot:P47810) [Mus musculus]); the encoded protein is MSEIRRPQGGTSTANSSMGLRQTKRNRERSWSISCSDDNEAVPNEVSGRESLLSNPEIAISVGAAAGGSGVVSSHNVRPSVIGAGTPSVSRFMPHRMGSCVDGWGAMMTSHHRFRDCRGTAQNSNTSPRPIAYVAERLSAREEEGSSGSFGCSNALVANTGISPAYGKMGWVKGVGSATSTTVDRHLAAPVRHITTTRLTKPSKGHCISFEDVDDAEDALCTTSYFPGRSEESHGTWSTARGEHNAPSFTRGEQLRENQCRYAASGVLDQTPRERKEPLRAHGTGPRGGSSSTSNYTICDDSYASSDEDHTTKVTLRGAAANTASPLPPLPSTQQSSIAFSDDHLFATCQSYCSCASSGGREYILVDDSDSDSSSRAETPATGAAQLVTATANGGGPRDCLAEDLPSPENHTPEPKPSTCPQWKETFSPTGSILDLLFPTERCKPVDLNSFSVMSSTMKVSSAEAVSESTPVDHEFSTLRDTRLVEELRPLFHTTFTRESFYEAVEHVISKKYCLEEGVFWGAFKDVEYVGEGSFGFVWRCRTLRGDVVAVKSCPLSLQSRGSVSDALSTLREVVVMRFLGKHGVPYVLPLHSAFFVQGQECLPPDVAISVKWQGSLVPQGEQLCQAQRILPDGREDEYGEKWSNSDVNGSLDGGKQGESVRLPRFLTITTEDTMRCDATIFLVTDLCDGDLENFPHNTDAVRDVGFCVGTVLQAMHEFGILHLDVKPSNILYRRKSMCSQEYSQQQYEQTQCTLGTGTQLGSSGRPATEPAALWSQSDSVPGPYIFYLSDFGNCRIVGPKNSDRVKGAIGTYDYMDLRALKHKMCSRATDCYSLGATLYELMYSRRLYPPCQNPKCRSDVDHTQNCYVKAAERAAVMPTLPRHSQELLHMQRLIAGLLELEPTKRLRVDQFMVLLSLYEAAVLSLSTPSQTVTPSFTA